In a single window of the Euwallacea similis isolate ESF13 chromosome 37, ESF131.1, whole genome shotgun sequence genome:
- the LOC136418718 gene encoding uncharacterized protein, producing MENTSQVTPTSEVGLPVPAENSSTNNSASDHAVPSTSQVEVLLKKIVELQSSAGTSSQATQVQLPSFDPRSKFADPEGWCCLVDEFVRVHQFAGINLVTCLSSALKGEAADWLIRCRPLGKTWEDIRTEFLSSFSKPIDIMELFAEAVNGRISASSETTLLDEGLHVLRLALHMIKGRESDEALATLFACHVVGNRSETLRQRLREDTPKDLKSFCVALRGLAGKRPALFRHDPHINPKQRAFTPSNRSDDQFLRKCRLCGKIGHKGYQCRARRSTTNEKPSSANTFKPVTCFKCGKSGHISTSCPDKERGSEPRYVEKRVNLVKIQTLPSGQLETDNDAFTKFVMLYHISSLSGKQAVESFRNFTYVFGAPQRIVSDQGKCFTSSEFRKFCTDSNIELHFVAHSASRANGQAKRVMQVLKNLLTIVETEGNRTWQDSLSEVQLALNSSVMCRVGITIRESKI from the exons atggagaatacttcTCAAGTTACTCCGACATCAGAAGTGGGATTACCCGTGCCTGCGGAAAATTCGTCGACAAATAATAGCGCGTCGGATCATGCGGTGCCATCAACAAGTCAAGTTGAAGTTCTACTCAAGAAAATTGTTGAGTTGCAAAGTTCAGCCGGGACTTCGAGTCAAGCCACCCAAGTGCAATTGCCGAGTTTCGATCCCAGATCAAAATTCGCAGATCCAGAAGGATGGTGTTGTTTGGTTGATGAATTTGTTAGAGTGCACCAATTCGCAGGAATAAACTTAGTGACCTGTTTGTCTAGTGCGCTGAAAGGGGAAGCGGCTGATTGGCTTATTCGTTGTCGACCGTTGGGAAAAACCTGGGAGGATATTCGCACTGAATTCCTCTCTTCATTTTCCAAACCCATCGACATAATGGAATTATTTGCCGAAGCTGTTAATGGGAGAATCTCCGCTTCGTCTGAAACGACGCTTTTGGACGAAGGGTTGCATGTGCTACGCCTTGCATTGCACATGATTAAGGGGCGTGAAAGTGATGAAGCGTTAGCTACCCTATTTGCTTGCCATGTGGTAGGTAATCGCTCCGAAACATTACGTCAACGATTACGGGAAGATACACCAAAAGacttaaaaagtttttgtgtCGCGTTGCGAGGTTTGGCGGGTAAACGGCCGGCGCTATTTCGGCATGATCCTCATATCAATCCGAAGCAACGTGCCTTTACCCCGTCAAACAGAAGCGATGACCAGTTTTTGAGAAAGTGTCGATTGTGCGGAAAAATCGGGCATAAAGGATACCAGTGTCGTGCTAGAAGGTCAACGACGAATGAAAAACCGTCAAGTGCTAACACTTTTAAGCCTGTCACTTGCTTCAAATGTGGGAAGTCGGGTCACATCTCTACGAGTTGCCCCGACAAGGAAAGAGGTTCCGAACCCAGATACGTGGAAAAACGCGTTAATTTGGTGAAAATCCAAACCCTCCCTAGCGGTCAGTTGGAGACAGATAATG ATGCATTTACTAAATTTGTTATGTTGTACCACATTTCCTCATTATCTGGTAAACAGGCTGTGGAGTCTTTTCGAAACTTTACATATGTATTCGGGGCACCTCAGAGAATCGTTTCCGACCAGGGAAAATGTTTCACTAGCTCAGAATTTAGGAAGTTTTGCACTGATAGTAATATTGAGCTTCATTTTGTTGCTCATAGTGCAAGCAGGGCTAACGGCCAAGCGAAGCGAGTCATGCAGGTGTTAAAGAATCTCCTTACTATCGTTGAGACTGAGGGTAATAGAACTTGGCAAGACAGTTTGAGTGAGGTTCAATTGGCCCTAAATAGTAgtgtaatgtgccgggttggaataactatacgcgagtcaaaaatataa
- the LOC136418802 gene encoding protein Spindly-B-like gives MANSPTKAELRAAFVVALAQVKQEQNTLNQQYDMALDEKVKLQKENDTAKKVLETLKDQKNEAEKNYYTLKISTENAAHELQNKIAMKKDELKRKNIELKELQKQLKDKDKSLKGKELLYLREITDLQKKVIFNQQQEIVLHQQKNDLQQQKNDLQQQINDLQQQIYKVEFKLYILNSKLQEATKKLELHMLRLALFAFEKAMMRIEDMKLRGESWNSFFASYEDLLKEEGYVGCVKLTVMSLFSRMNNNAHDVYCLTQELVLTNENFNPDEVQFLSALWKLSPLNKGTITFV, from the exons ATGGCCAATTCACCAACAAAAGCGGAGCTACGAGCTGCTTTTGTAGTAGCATTAGCACAAGTTAAACAGGAGCAAAACACATTGAATCAGCAATATGACATGGCATTGGACGAAAAAGTGAAGcttcaaaaggaaaatgatACAGCAAAAAAAGTCTTGGAGACATTGAAAGACCAGAAAAATGAGGCAGAGAAGAACTATTATACATTGAAGATAAGTACAGAAAATGCAGCGCACGAGCTTCAGAACAAAATTGCAATGAAGAAGGACGaattgaagagaaaaaatattgaactaAAGGAGTTGCAGAAGCAGTTGAAGGATAAGGATAAATCACTGAAAGGTAAAGAACTTTTATATCTTCGGGAAATAACTGATCTCCAGAAGAAGGTAATCTTCAACCAGCAGCAGGAAATTGTTCTCCATCAGCAGAAAAATGATCTCCAGCAGCAGAAAAATGATCTCCAGCAGCAGATAAATGATCTCCAGCAGCAGATTTATAAAGTGGAATTTAAATTGTACATATTAAATTCTAAACTg CAGGAAGCAACCAAAAAGCTGGAATTACACATGCTAAGATTGGCTTTATTCGCTTTCGAAAAAGCAATGATGAGGATTGAAGATATGAAACTCAGAGGAGAAAGCTGGAATTCCTTCTTCGCTAGCTATGAAGATCTTCTGAAGGAGGAGGGATATGTTGGTTGTGTCAAATTGACCGTCATGTCGCTCTTTTCCCGCATGAACAACAACGCTCATGATGTCTATTGCTTAACACAAGAATTGGTATTAACAAATGAGAACTTCAACCCTGATGAAGTACAGTTCCTTTCTGCATTATGGAAACTTTCACCACTTAACAAGGGAACTATTACATTTGTTTAG